The proteins below are encoded in one region of Plasmodium relictum strain SGS1 genome assembly, chromosome: 5:
- the NEP1 gene encoding ribosomal RNA small subunit methyltransferase NEP1, putative, translating to MNNKQNVTNISEENKGKKVIIILEGAYLQLIETKRYIYELTNNIKHKHILKERNEKNINDCRPDILHQCLIHLLESPLNKYGMLQIYVKTHDNQLFYVSPHLRIPKTYDQFESLMVTFLRKYKIKANEKNIYLLKIIKNDYSSILPVNGKKIGLSMKGKKVNLADYVKKFENENVPITFFIGAVAYANPTMNLEIVEENINISEFSLSAATCCSAICLEFENLWKLF from the coding sequence atgaataataaacaaaatgTGACAAATATTtcagaagaaaataaaggaaaaaaggtgataataatattagaAGGTGCATATTTGCAATTGATTGAAacaaaaagatatatatatgaattaacTAATAACATTAAACataaacatatattaaaagaaagaaatgaaaaaaatataaacgaTTGTAGGCCTGATATTTTACATCAAtgtttaattcatttattagAAAGtcctttaaataaatatggtATGTTACAGATTTATGTAAAAACACATGACAACcaattattttatgtatCACCTCATTTAAGAATACCCAAAACATATGATCAATTTGAGTCATTAATGGTAacatttttaagaaaatataaaataaaggcaaatgaaaaaaatatttatttattaaaaattataaaaaatgattacAGTAGCATTTTACCAGTTAATGGTAAAAAAATAGGGTTATCAATGAAAggaaaaaaagttaatttagctgattatgtaaaaaaatttgaaaatgaaaatgtccctataacattttttatagGAGCTGTAGCATATGCAAATCCTACTATGAATTTGGAAATAgtagaagaaaatattaatatatctgAATTTAGTTTAAGTGCTGCTACATGTTGTTCAGCCATTTGCTTGGAATTTGAGAATTTGTGGAAATTgttttga